In Porites lutea chromosome 7, jaPorLute2.1, whole genome shotgun sequence, a single window of DNA contains:
- the LOC140944716 gene encoding TNF receptor-associated factor 6-like has product MYLSQASAPSGYDEYFDPPLEANHECPICLSGLREPMQTSCGHRFCRDCILWSFRSVSHSCPVDNERLDENSLYPDNFAKREILCHDVFCRMKKEHGCTWKGPLKTIDDHMKVCAFVDICCPKNCGKQLQRKNAKQHLETECPNRTTPCEHCDKEVHWNGLENHFRTCPNFPVSCGQCGRQNIVRKLMEHHLDNECPEMEIKCAFSVVGCTFEGKRATVEKHVDDQLGSHVMDLAKTFGAFIATQNLGTESRYNLPENVSCVARANNVAYSCDPMAPRHQQLKESNELKRRISFVSGEVENREYALNGPSSRRQRPLLDLDAVVWQLETKLLEFEGRVCNGTYIWRVENYRQRRQDAIANTMSAMYSPPFYTSLYGYKMCLRMNLNGVDSGLGKHIALFVHMMQGDYDDILEWPFFGKKINLSILDQSKLHCHISETLVVEDDLIAFQRPTDRRNSKGYGYVEFAPIDHIREPRHVKNNTMLVRVQIF; this is encoded by the coding sequence ATGTACTTAAGCCAGGCGTCAGCACCCTCTGGATATGACGAATATTTCGATCCACCACTGGAGGCAAACCACGAATGTCCGATCTGTCTTTCGGGGCTGCGAGAACCGATGCAGACGTCGTGTGGGCACAGGTTCTGTAGAGACTGTATATTATGGAGCTTCAGATCTGTTAGCCACTCGTGTCCCGTGGATAACGAAAGGTTGGACGAGAACTCGCTCTATCCCGACAATTTTGCTAAGCGAGAAATATTGTGCCATGACGTTTTCTGCCGAATGAAAAAGGAACATGGGTGTACGTGGAAGGGACCCCTTAAGACGATAGATGATCATATGAAAGTCTGTGCTTTTGTCGACATATGTTGTCCCAAGAATTGTGGAAAACAGTTACAGCGTAAAAACGCGAAACAACACTTGGAAACCGAGTGTCCTAACAGAACCACACCATGCGAGCACTGTGACAAAGAGGTACACTGGAATGGCCTTGAGAATCATTTTCGAACGTGTCCAAATTTTCCGGTGTCGTGTGGACAATGTGGACGACAAAACATTGTGCGAAAATTGATGGAACATCACTTGGACAACGAGTGTCCCGAAATGGAAATCAAATGTGCTTTCAGCGTAGTGGGTTGCACATTCGAGGGAAAACGAGCCACTGTGGAAAAGCATGTCGATGATCAACTCGGAAGTCACGTCATGGACTTAGCAAAGACGTTTGGTGCTTTCATAGCAACCCAGAATTTGGGAACTGAATCACGGTACAATTTGCCAGAAAACGTGAGTTGCGTTGCGAGGGCCAACAACGTAGCCTATTCATGCGACCCAATGGCACCGCGTCATCAACAATTGAAAGAAAGTAACGAGCTGAAGCGTAggatcagttttgtttctggCGAAGTCGAAAACCGGGAATACGCCCTGAACGGGCCCAGCTCGAGGCGCCAAAGACCCCTGCTAGACCTCGATGCAGTTGTTTGGCAACTTGAGACAAAATTACTGGAATTCGAAGGCCGTGTCTGTAACGGAACGTACATTTGGAGGGTAGAAAATTACCGACAGCGTCGACAAGACGCAATCGCCAATACGATGTCAGCCATGTATAGCCCTCCTTTTTACACCAGTTTGTACGGCTATAAGATGTGTCTGAGGATGAACTTGAACGGTGTGGATAGTGGCTTGGGGAAACATATTGCCTTATTTGTCCACATGATGCAAGGGGATTATGACGACATTTTGGAATGGCCATTCTTCGGGAAAAAAATCAACCTCTCCATCTTGGACCAGTCGAAGCTTCATTGTCATATAAGTGAAACTTTGGTCGTTGAAGACGACCTTATTGCTTTCCAGAGGCCCACTGATCGTCGTAACTCTAAAGGGTATGGCTACGTCGAGTTTGCCCCCATTGACCATATTCGTGAACCTCGGCatgtaaaaaataatactatGCTTGTTCGCGTTCAAATTTTTTGA